The proteins below come from a single Ruegeria sp. THAF33 genomic window:
- a CDS encoding mechanosensitive ion channel domain-containing protein — protein sequence MFHPLRLVFALVSALFIAVPLYAQDAGSTSTVTIPEDLTPEQVDDLVARMSDDQVRAILLERLDAVAEKQAAEKENVEDPLTEISEIWAAMVASWTHVLTTLPNIVTAQITAFSNFSDTFGTTGVFTLMGLVLSVLVVGFIAEKLFIFLTRRWHEATEAADEADLWGAVRYLFRRFCREIAGLIVFYVVIRAVGRGLLTTEQITYAAPFVIYLIWVPRLGAAASRFVLAPEKPQFRLVNIDDHWAKYLHRNLIGLLILIGFTLFVVRFNALNGVTGDDTRIGFWLNAAIHVYIAVIAWTAREGLSQMMLGTDPDHTKFDEEVAHYYPYFAIGVSVAIWLLVEFLVAQRDPATLRLLTSGAHFTTMFWLLIAPALDTLIRGLVRHLQPPMSGEGPLAERAYRSAKRSYIRIGRVIAGLVVVFMIARAWHLDLRNVASAGVGAEVGGAVIEFLLIIAVGYILNEVVSLWINRRLAREQTAAEALDEEAGGEGGGAGGSRLATVLPLMRITAQITIAVIFGLLALGALGINITPLLAGAGVLGLAIGFGAQKLVADIVGGVFFLIDDAFRVGEYVDVGGTMGTVEKISVRSMQLRHHRGPVHTIPYGEIQKLTNFSRDWVIMKLKFTVPFDTDPNKVKKIFKKIGAEMMEDETHKDGFLQPFKSQGVFDFDDVGMIIRGKFMAKPGKQFTLRKEIFNRVKAAFKENGIDFARREVRVAIPGLDDNENLTPEQKTAVGAAAAAQLNKDQGSA from the coding sequence ATGTTCCACCCACTCCGCCTAGTTTTCGCGCTCGTCTCCGCATTGTTCATAGCAGTGCCACTATACGCGCAGGACGCCGGTTCAACTTCTACAGTGACCATTCCGGAAGACCTCACGCCCGAACAGGTCGACGATCTTGTTGCTCGCATGTCCGATGACCAGGTTCGCGCAATTCTGTTGGAACGCCTTGATGCCGTGGCGGAGAAACAAGCCGCCGAGAAAGAAAACGTAGAAGACCCGTTGACCGAGATAAGCGAGATCTGGGCAGCCATGGTCGCGTCCTGGACACATGTCCTGACCACGCTTCCCAACATAGTGACGGCGCAGATTACTGCGTTCAGCAATTTTAGCGATACGTTCGGAACGACTGGCGTCTTTACACTTATGGGGCTTGTCCTCTCTGTGCTTGTCGTCGGGTTCATTGCGGAAAAGCTGTTCATCTTCCTGACCCGTCGCTGGCATGAAGCAACCGAAGCCGCGGACGAGGCCGACCTTTGGGGCGCCGTCAGATACCTGTTTCGTCGGTTCTGCCGCGAAATCGCCGGGCTGATCGTTTTCTATGTCGTGATCCGCGCGGTTGGCCGCGGCCTTCTGACGACGGAACAGATCACCTATGCTGCACCGTTTGTAATCTATCTTATCTGGGTGCCGCGTTTGGGTGCTGCTGCGTCCCGGTTTGTTCTGGCACCGGAGAAGCCGCAATTTCGGTTGGTCAATATCGACGACCACTGGGCAAAGTACCTGCACCGCAACCTGATCGGCCTGTTGATCCTGATCGGGTTCACGCTGTTCGTCGTACGGTTCAACGCGCTCAATGGCGTCACGGGTGACGATACCCGCATTGGCTTCTGGCTGAACGCTGCTATTCACGTCTATATCGCCGTAATCGCGTGGACCGCGCGCGAAGGACTGTCGCAGATGATGCTTGGGACAGACCCGGATCACACGAAATTCGATGAAGAAGTTGCGCATTATTACCCCTATTTTGCCATCGGCGTTTCGGTGGCAATCTGGCTGCTGGTCGAGTTCCTGGTCGCGCAGCGTGATCCGGCAACACTGAGATTGCTGACCAGCGGTGCGCATTTCACGACGATGTTCTGGTTGTTGATTGCGCCTGCGCTGGATACGCTGATCCGCGGTCTCGTGCGGCATTTGCAACCGCCAATGTCGGGCGAAGGCCCCCTTGCCGAACGCGCCTACCGTTCCGCGAAACGCAGCTATATCCGGATTGGTCGCGTTATCGCCGGCTTGGTCGTGGTTTTCATGATTGCACGCGCATGGCATCTTGACCTACGCAATGTCGCTTCGGCCGGTGTCGGTGCCGAAGTCGGCGGTGCCGTGATCGAATTCCTGCTGATCATCGCCGTTGGCTATATCCTGAACGAGGTCGTCTCGCTCTGGATCAACCGCCGATTGGCCCGGGAACAGACGGCGGCCGAGGCCCTGGACGAAGAGGCAGGCGGTGAAGGCGGCGGTGCCGGCGGCTCTCGTCTGGCGACGGTTCTGCCTCTGATGCGGATCACGGCCCAGATTACGATTGCCGTGATTTTTGGCCTGCTGGCGCTGGGCGCATTGGGCATCAATATCACGCCGCTTTTGGCCGGTGCCGGTGTTCTGGGTCTGGCGATCGGTTTTGGTGCGCAGAAGCTGGTCGCTGACATCGTGGGCGGGGTTTTCTTCCTGATCGACGATGCCTTCCGCGTCGGAGAATATGTCGATGTCGGCGGCACGATGGGAACTGTCGAGAAAATCTCGGTTCGCTCGATGCAGTTGCGTCACCATCGCGGCCCCGTACACACGATTCCCTACGGTGAGATTCAGAAGCTGACAAATTTCAGCCGCGACTGGGTGATCATGAAGCTGAAATTCACCGTGCCATTCGACACCGATCCCAACAAGGTCAAGAAGATCTTCAAGAAGATCGGTGCTGAGATGATGGAGGACGAGACCCACAAGGATGGCTTCCTGCAACCGTTCAAATCGCAAGGTGTGTTCGATTTTGACGATGTCGGCATGATCATCCGTGGCAAGTTCATGGCCAAGCCCGGCAAGCAGTTCACATTGCGCAAGGAGATCTTCAACCGGGTCAAGGCGGCCTTCAAGGAAAACGGCATCGACTTTGCCCGCCGCGAGGTGCGCGTTGCAATTCCGGGTCTGGACGACAATGAAAACCTGACCCCAGAACAGAAGACGGCTGTTGGCGCCGCAGCCGCAGCGCAGCTCAACAAGGATCAGGGATCGGCGTAA